From a region of the Mycobacterium sp. SMC-8 genome:
- a CDS encoding DUF885 domain-containing protein, giving the protein MDVGIDSGASASLVTEYLLLGLRFDRVEEGYVDSFTGDPALKRMVESEPRPDPADLARQAERLLTELPAGLDDDRAAFVGSHLRALACAGRKFAGEQVGFVDEVEAYFDVRISKGDPDRYRQAHAALDEALGGSGPLAERIQAYRAAEEIPPARLEEAIHAFSSALRDRVRATFPLPARETITYEVVTDKPWSGFNYYKGDYQSTVAVNADLKQQMSNLPRLVAHESYPGHHTEHCRKEERLVAGRNQAEQTIFLVNTPQCLMAEGLADLALYAAVGPQWGSWASDIYADLGMRFDGERAAAISEATAALADVRQDAALMLHDEHRDVDDVVDFLKRWLLVNDERARQMLRFLSSPLWRAYTSTYVEGYRLLREWLDARPDGVGLTERFRTLLDEPLIPSSLRAA; this is encoded by the coding sequence ATGGACGTAGGTATCGATTCTGGGGCTTCAGCATCCTTGGTCACCGAATACCTGTTGCTCGGGCTGCGCTTCGACCGGGTCGAGGAAGGCTATGTCGACTCGTTCACCGGCGACCCCGCACTGAAGCGGATGGTGGAATCCGAGCCGCGGCCCGACCCTGCTGACCTGGCCCGTCAGGCCGAGCGGTTGCTGACCGAACTGCCCGCCGGCCTGGACGACGACCGGGCAGCGTTCGTCGGCTCCCACCTGCGCGCCCTGGCCTGCGCGGGACGCAAGTTCGCCGGCGAGCAGGTCGGGTTCGTCGACGAGGTGGAGGCGTACTTCGACGTCCGGATCAGCAAGGGCGATCCGGACAGGTACCGGCAGGCGCACGCCGCGCTCGACGAGGCGCTGGGCGGGAGCGGCCCGCTGGCTGAGCGCATCCAGGCCTACCGGGCGGCCGAGGAGATCCCGCCGGCCCGCCTGGAGGAGGCCATCCATGCGTTCTCCAGCGCCCTGCGGGACCGGGTGAGGGCCACGTTTCCGCTGCCGGCGCGCGAGACCATCACCTACGAGGTGGTGACCGACAAACCGTGGTCGGGGTTCAACTACTACAAAGGCGACTACCAGTCCACGGTGGCGGTCAACGCCGACCTCAAGCAGCAGATGTCGAACCTGCCGCGGCTGGTGGCCCACGAGTCCTACCCCGGTCACCACACCGAGCACTGCCGCAAAGAAGAACGGCTGGTGGCCGGTCGAAATCAAGCCGAGCAGACGATCTTCCTGGTCAACACCCCGCAGTGCCTGATGGCAGAGGGGCTGGCCGACCTGGCGCTGTACGCGGCGGTCGGACCGCAGTGGGGAAGCTGGGCGTCCGACATCTATGCCGACCTGGGTATGCGGTTCGACGGCGAGCGCGCGGCGGCGATCTCGGAGGCGACGGCCGCGCTGGCCGACGTGCGGCAGGACGCGGCGCTGATGCTGCACGACGAACACCGCGACGTCGACGACGTCGTCGACTTCCTGAAGCGGTGGCTGCTGGTCAACGACGAACGGGCCCGGCAGATGCTGCGGTTCCTGTCCTCGCCGCTGTGGCGGGCCTACACCAGCACCTACGTCGAGGGGTACCGGCTGCTGCGGGAATGGCTCGACGCGCGGCCCGACGGTGTCGGTCTGACCGAGCGGTTCCGCACGCTGCTGGACGAGCCGCTGATCCCGTCGTCGTTGCGCGCCGCCTGA
- the coaA gene encoding type I pantothenate kinase yields MARLSEPSPYVEFDRTQWRALRMSTPLKLTEDELVRLRGLGEKIDLLEVEEVYLPLARLIHLQVAARQALFATTAEFLGEPQQNPDRPVPFVIGVAGSVAVGKSTTARVLQALLARWEHHPRVDLVTTDGFLYSNAELSRRNLMHRKGFPESYDRRGLMRFVTAVKSGSDAACAPVYSHLLYDIVPGEKQIIEHPDILILEGLNVLQTGPALMVSDLFDFSVYVDARIEDIENWYISRFLSMREGAFADPASHFHHYSTLTDEQAVFAARDIWHSINRPNLIENILPTRPRATLVLRKDSDHSINRLRLRKL; encoded by the coding sequence ATGGCGCGGCTGAGCGAACCCAGCCCTTACGTGGAGTTCGACCGGACCCAGTGGCGGGCGCTGCGTATGTCGACACCGCTGAAGCTGACCGAGGATGAACTGGTCCGGCTGCGGGGTCTCGGCGAGAAGATCGACCTGCTCGAGGTCGAAGAGGTCTATCTGCCCCTGGCGCGATTGATCCACCTGCAGGTGGCGGCCCGGCAAGCGCTCTTCGCGACGACGGCGGAGTTCCTCGGGGAGCCGCAACAGAACCCGGACCGGCCGGTGCCGTTCGTGATCGGCGTGGCCGGCAGCGTGGCGGTCGGCAAATCCACCACCGCCCGTGTGCTGCAGGCACTCCTGGCACGCTGGGAGCACCACCCGCGCGTGGACCTGGTCACCACCGACGGGTTCCTGTACTCCAACGCCGAGCTGAGCAGACGGAACCTGATGCACCGCAAGGGTTTCCCCGAAAGCTACGACCGCAGGGGGCTGATGAGGTTCGTCACCGCGGTCAAGTCGGGTTCCGACGCGGCGTGCGCGCCGGTGTACTCACATCTTCTCTACGACATCGTGCCGGGCGAGAAGCAGATCATCGAACATCCGGACATCCTGATTCTGGAAGGCCTCAACGTCCTGCAGACCGGGCCGGCGCTGATGGTGTCGGACCTGTTCGACTTCTCCGTCTATGTCGACGCGCGCATCGAGGACATCGAGAACTGGTACATCTCCCGGTTCCTGTCGATGCGGGAAGGCGCGTTCGCCGACCCGGCCTCACACTTCCACCACTACTCCACGCTGACCGACGAGCAGGCCGTGTTCGCCGCCCGTGACATCTGGCATTCGATCAACCGTCCCAACCTGATCGAGAACATCCTGCCGACCCGCCCGCGCGCCACCCTGGTGCTACGCAAGGACTCCGATCACTCCATCAACCGGCTGCGGCTTCGGAAGTTGTAG
- a CDS encoding FAD-dependent oxidoreductase yields MSVTADHTTSADTCDLCVVGAGIAGLNAMFAASRYLGRDQKIVLIDRRPSAGGMWVDTYSYVRLHQPHPMFTAGNIAWTLGREPSYLPAKDEVLAHLNHCLDEIRKRVTVDERYGWEYRSDEPFAGGVRITCRTPDGGTRVIQAERLIKAYGIRVTPNDPLPVSSRRVRSVSPDTCDVRTGDIGSSSSPVYIIGGGKTAMDTAHTLITNCPGREINLVAGSGTFFASRDKFFPSGRRRWVGSTLLSSMAVDMCRRFDGTNEQEVADWFRTTYGTWMTPYTNNFLLGVLSEAENKTIAGGIHEVVMDHFDDVVDRNGAAELVLRSGASRPVDNGSWIVNCTGYLDNGDHPYEPYTSADGAVLSIQTRSATMHLSSFMGYFMTHLMFLGKLRDVPLYEFDLQEMTNRHKAVLPYAMFALAQYNLGLMADVMPSKVFGECGLDFDRWYPWPRRTAGALRFVLTHRRERAHLREVLDTVRERCGVRCGPLDGLGPAARATTSEAAAG; encoded by the coding sequence GTGTCCGTCACCGCAGATCACACCACCTCGGCGGACACGTGCGACCTCTGCGTCGTCGGCGCCGGGATCGCCGGGCTCAATGCGATGTTCGCCGCGAGCCGCTATCTGGGCCGCGACCAGAAGATCGTCCTCATCGACCGCCGCCCCAGCGCCGGTGGCATGTGGGTCGACACCTACTCCTATGTGCGGCTGCACCAGCCCCATCCGATGTTCACCGCGGGCAACATCGCCTGGACGCTGGGCCGGGAGCCGTCGTACCTGCCCGCCAAGGACGAGGTCCTCGCTCACCTGAACCACTGTCTTGACGAGATCAGGAAACGGGTGACGGTCGACGAGCGCTACGGCTGGGAGTACCGGTCCGACGAACCGTTCGCCGGCGGAGTCCGGATCACCTGCCGTACCCCTGACGGAGGCACCCGGGTGATCCAGGCCGAGCGGCTGATCAAGGCCTACGGCATCCGGGTGACGCCCAACGACCCGCTGCCCGTGTCGAGCAGGCGGGTGCGGTCGGTGTCGCCGGACACCTGCGATGTGCGCACCGGTGACATCGGCTCCAGCAGCAGTCCGGTGTACATCATCGGCGGTGGCAAGACCGCGATGGACACCGCGCACACGCTCATCACGAATTGCCCCGGCCGGGAGATCAACCTGGTGGCCGGCTCCGGCACCTTTTTCGCCAGCCGGGACAAGTTCTTTCCGTCCGGACGGCGGCGGTGGGTCGGCAGCACGCTGCTGAGCAGCATGGCCGTGGACATGTGCCGGCGGTTCGACGGCACCAACGAGCAAGAGGTCGCCGACTGGTTCCGCACCACCTATGGCACGTGGATGACCCCGTACACGAACAACTTTCTGCTCGGGGTGCTGTCCGAGGCGGAGAACAAGACCATCGCCGGCGGCATCCACGAGGTGGTGATGGACCATTTCGACGACGTCGTCGACCGCAACGGCGCCGCGGAGTTGGTCCTGCGCAGCGGTGCGTCCAGGCCCGTCGACAACGGCAGCTGGATCGTCAACTGCACCGGCTATCTGGACAACGGGGACCACCCCTACGAGCCTTACACGTCCGCGGACGGTGCCGTGCTGTCGATCCAAACGCGTTCGGCCACAATGCATCTGTCGTCGTTCATGGGTTATTTCATGACCCACCTGATGTTCCTGGGCAAATTGCGCGACGTGCCGCTCTACGAATTCGACCTGCAGGAGATGACGAACCGGCACAAGGCGGTGCTGCCGTATGCGATGTTCGCGCTGGCGCAGTACAACCTGGGTCTGATGGCCGATGTGATGCCGTCGAAGGTCTTCGGCGAATGCGGCCTGGACTTCGACCGCTGGTATCCGTGGCCGCGCCGCACTGCCGGCGCGCTGCGCTTCGTGCTGACCCACCGACGCGAACGGGCCCACCTGCGTGAGGTCCTCGACACCGTGCGGGAGCGGTGCGGCGTGCGCTGCGGGCCTCTGGACGGCCTAGGACCCGCCGCGCGCGCTACAACTTCCGAAGCCGCAGCCGGTTGA
- a CDS encoding (2Z,6E)-farnesyl diphosphate synthase produces MDLIPRRLKEPMYRLYEMRLRQGLTASRSELPRHIAVLCDGNRRWARELGHDDVSFGYRAGAGKIAEMLRWCQEAGIELATVYLLSTENLQRDDDELAALIEIITEVVEEICAPANRWTVRTVGDLELIGQEPARRLREAVASTDGNGGDFHVNVAVGYGGRQEIVDAVRALLSKELANGATGEQLIEAVTAEGISENLYTSGQPDPDLVIRTSGEQRLSGFLLWQSAYSEMWFTEAYWPEFRRVDFLRALRDYTARHRRYGR; encoded by the coding sequence GTGGACCTCATTCCGCGGCGCCTCAAAGAACCGATGTACCGGCTCTACGAGATGCGCCTGCGCCAGGGGCTCACGGCATCACGCTCGGAACTGCCCCGCCATATCGCCGTGCTGTGTGACGGAAATCGCCGCTGGGCACGTGAGTTGGGCCACGACGACGTCAGTTTCGGCTATCGCGCGGGGGCGGGCAAGATCGCCGAGATGCTGCGCTGGTGCCAGGAGGCCGGCATCGAACTGGCGACGGTGTACCTGCTCTCGACCGAGAACCTGCAGCGCGACGACGACGAACTGGCGGCGCTGATCGAGATCATCACCGAGGTGGTCGAGGAGATCTGCGCCCCGGCCAACCGCTGGACCGTGCGCACCGTCGGGGATCTGGAGTTGATCGGGCAGGAGCCGGCGCGCCGGCTGCGCGAGGCGGTGGCCTCGACCGACGGGAACGGCGGTGACTTCCACGTCAACGTCGCCGTCGGTTACGGCGGCCGGCAGGAGATCGTCGACGCGGTCCGCGCACTGCTGAGCAAGGAACTGGCCAACGGCGCCACCGGCGAACAGCTGATCGAGGCGGTGACGGCCGAGGGCATCTCGGAGAACCTGTACACCTCGGGACAGCCCGACCCCGATCTGGTGATCCGCACCTCGGGGGAGCAGCGGCTGTCCGGATTCCTGTTGTGGCAGAGCGCCTATTCGGAGATGTGGTTCACCGAGGCGTACTGGCCGGAGTTCCGGCGGGTGGATTTCCTGCGCGCGCTGCGCGACTACACGGCACGCCACCGCAGATACGGACGCTGA
- a CDS encoding hemolysin III family protein has translation MPTSLEPWYFAESPREPREAEDFPEAVAGGVAQFLGKPRLRGWIHVYSAAIAVICGATLVAVSWSLQSTRAGIATLIYTLTIVAMFTVSGVYHRVNWTSVTARKWMKRADHSMIFLFIAGSYTPFALLALPENDGLVLLWIVWSGALAGVALKMLWPSSPRWLGVPLYILLGWVAVWFIGPIMHGAGVAAVVLLIVGGALYSVGGVLYALKWPNPWPTTFGHHEFFHACTAVAAICHYIAMWFAVF, from the coding sequence ATGCCGACATCGCTCGAACCGTGGTACTTCGCCGAATCGCCGCGGGAACCTCGGGAAGCCGAGGACTTTCCCGAAGCCGTCGCCGGCGGCGTCGCGCAGTTCCTGGGCAAGCCCAGGCTGCGGGGCTGGATTCACGTGTACTCGGCGGCGATCGCGGTGATCTGCGGCGCGACACTGGTCGCCGTGTCGTGGTCGCTGCAGTCCACCCGCGCCGGCATCGCGACGCTGATCTACACGCTGACCATCGTCGCGATGTTCACCGTCAGCGGGGTCTATCACCGGGTGAACTGGACGTCGGTGACGGCGCGCAAGTGGATGAAGCGCGCCGACCATTCGATGATTTTCCTGTTCATCGCCGGCAGCTACACGCCGTTCGCGCTACTGGCGCTGCCCGAGAACGACGGTCTGGTGCTGTTGTGGATCGTGTGGAGCGGTGCGCTCGCCGGCGTCGCGCTGAAGATGCTGTGGCCGTCCTCGCCGCGCTGGCTCGGGGTACCGCTGTACATCCTGCTGGGGTGGGTCGCGGTCTGGTTCATCGGTCCGATCATGCACGGCGCCGGGGTGGCGGCGGTGGTGCTGCTGATCGTCGGCGGCGCGCTCTACAGCGTCGGTGGTGTGCTGTACGCGCTCAAGTGGCCCAACCCGTGGCCCACGACGTTCGGGCACCACGAGTTCTTCCACGCGTGCACCGCTGTCGCGGCGATCTGCCACTACATCGCGATGTGGTTCGCCGTCTTCTGA
- a CDS encoding IS1182 family transposase, which translates to MQGHSEDQRELLDAESVAGHLLKSDSMFVFLAEHRHELFPEAMFADLFPSRRGRPSVPAEVMASVITLQALHGLSDSETVDAVTFDLRWKAACGLAVTAPAFHSTTLTYWRRRLAASQAPDRIFEAVKAVVAQTGVLAKKTRRALDSTVLDDAVSTQDTVTQLIAAIRRVGREVPGAGEVITTYCTAHDYSDPGKPAIAWNDRTARDQLVDALVGDAHRLLGHLPDQELGPRAAEAVSLLALVAGQDVEPVEGSDGTDGQWRIAQKVAGDRVISTVDPEARHAHKTVHRRQDGYKAHIAVEPDTGIITDCALTKASGQDNHEAVIGLALLAHETTAVRVLGDSAYGTGQARATLAELKHVAVIKPLPLRTPVPGGFTSDDFTIDFAARTVTCPAEHTIPIGPSGGAAFEKHCRSCALRHLCTTAVRGRKLTISEHEPHLRAARAIARTPEWQAEYRQHRPMVERSIAWLTRGNRKVRYRGVSKNNHWLHHRAAALNLRRLISMGLTHTGTTWAIA; encoded by the coding sequence ATGCAGGGGCATTCTGAGGATCAGCGTGAGCTGTTGGATGCGGAGTCGGTTGCCGGGCATCTGCTGAAGTCCGACAGCATGTTTGTATTCCTGGCCGAACACCGCCACGAGTTGTTTCCCGAGGCGATGTTCGCTGATCTTTTCCCGTCGCGGCGGGGGCGTCCGAGCGTGCCGGCCGAGGTGATGGCCTCGGTGATCACCTTGCAGGCCCTGCACGGGCTCTCTGATAGCGAGACCGTGGACGCGGTCACCTTCGATCTGCGCTGGAAAGCCGCGTGCGGGTTGGCGGTGACCGCGCCGGCGTTTCACTCGACCACGCTGACCTATTGGCGGCGCCGGCTGGCGGCCTCGCAGGCGCCGGACCGGATCTTTGAGGCGGTCAAGGCCGTCGTGGCGCAGACCGGTGTGTTGGCCAAAAAGACGCGGCGAGCGTTGGACTCCACCGTGCTCGATGATGCGGTGTCCACCCAGGACACCGTAACCCAGCTGATCGCTGCGATCCGCCGGGTCGGGCGCGAAGTCCCAGGGGCCGGCGAGGTGATCACCACTTACTGCACCGCCCACGATTACAGCGATCCGGGTAAACCGGCGATCGCCTGGAACGACAGAACCGCCCGCGACCAGCTTGTCGACGCCTTGGTCGGCGATGCGCACCGGCTGCTGGGGCATCTGCCCGACCAGGAACTGGGCCCGCGCGCCGCTGAGGCGGTGTCGTTGTTGGCGCTGGTCGCCGGCCAGGACGTCGAACCGGTCGAGGGTTCTGATGGCACCGACGGGCAGTGGCGCATCGCGCAGAAGGTGGCCGGTGATCGGGTGATCTCTACCGTGGATCCCGAAGCCCGCCATGCCCATAAGACGGTGCATCGCCGCCAGGACGGATACAAGGCCCACATCGCGGTCGAACCTGATACCGGGATCATCACCGACTGCGCGCTGACCAAGGCAAGCGGACAAGACAATCACGAAGCCGTCATCGGACTGGCGCTGCTGGCACACGAGACGACGGCGGTGCGGGTGCTCGGCGATTCGGCCTACGGCACCGGTCAGGCACGGGCGACGCTGGCCGAGCTCAAGCATGTCGCCGTGATCAAACCGCTCCCGCTGAGAACCCCGGTCCCGGGTGGGTTCACCAGCGATGACTTCACCATCGATTTCGCGGCCCGTACCGTGACGTGTCCGGCCGAGCACACCATCCCCATCGGGCCTAGCGGTGGAGCCGCATTCGAAAAGCATTGCCGGTCATGCGCTTTGAGGCACCTGTGCACCACCGCAGTGCGTGGGCGAAAGCTCACCATCAGCGAACACGAACCGCACCTACGTGCCGCCCGGGCCATCGCGCGCACACCCGAATGGCAGGCCGAGTACCGCCAACACCGCCCCATGGTGGAACGCTCGATCGCCTGGTTGACCCGCGGCAACCGCAAAGTCCGCTACCGCGGCGTCAGCAAGAACAACCACTGGCTGCACCACCGCGCCGCCGCATTGAACCTGCGCCGCCTGATCAGCATGGGCCTGACCCACACCGGCACCACCTGGGCCATCGCCTAA
- a CDS encoding nuclear transport factor 2 family protein has product MSFEPDVLQGFVQRYLDTVAGGTATDVAALYAEDATLEDPVGGGEVHIGRQAIAGFYKSIEAGGQITTELLNFRAGGHEAAFVFAITVGGAMRIEPIEVMTFNGDGQITSMKAYWGPQDVTQL; this is encoded by the coding sequence ATGAGTTTCGAGCCGGATGTCTTACAGGGTTTCGTCCAGCGCTATCTCGACACCGTCGCCGGCGGCACCGCCACCGACGTCGCTGCGCTCTACGCCGAGGACGCCACCCTCGAAGACCCCGTGGGCGGTGGTGAGGTGCACATCGGCCGGCAGGCCATCGCCGGCTTCTACAAGTCCATCGAGGCCGGCGGCCAGATCACCACCGAACTGCTGAACTTCCGCGCCGGCGGGCACGAGGCGGCGTTCGTGTTCGCGATCACCGTGGGCGGCGCGATGCGGATCGAGCCCATCGAGGTGATGACGTTCAACGGCGACGGCCAGATCACGTCGATGAAGGCCTACTGGGGCCCGCAGGACGTCACGCAGCTCTAG